The Solenopsis invicta isolate M01_SB chromosome 3, UNIL_Sinv_3.0, whole genome shotgun sequence region AGTTGATCAATTTACATTCCTTTTTGAACAACAAATCAAGATTCGGATTCAACTGACAATCGATATAGTACTTATATTTCTCATATGacatagttttataaaaataaaagtttaatgttgtttatgaaacatttaattgtttGCCTCCTGTTTTACAACCTGTTTCAgctgaaacaatattttaatatattatattttttatgagaaaaatgtttgagagGATAAAGGTTATATAACTACAGTGTTCTGTATACCGATAAAAATCTATCTTggtctttcttaaaattatgttatacttACAAACGTACACAGGCACAcaagtgtatatgtatatgcagcTATTCTTCACTCATTTGTATCAATACTACATTTGTTCATACATAATTCTGTTaactctttcaattttgttttttgttctaGTGTGAGGTCACtctacaattaaataatatttgaatattattagttacactataattaataaattaatgcatttttaaatatttggaacacatatatgttttaatcgattaaaaaatatttccatacgTTCTGTGAAAATATCGCGAAGGAAgcaatatgcaattaaaaattttaaaaactaaaatgaaattaaagttTTGACGAGTAGTTTTAAGTgtagaataaaatatagtaaaacaatagttttaacaaaattgaaagagttAACAGAATTATGTATGAACAAATGTGATATTGATACAAATGAGTGAAGAATAgctgcatatacatatacacttgTGTGCCTGTGTACGTTTGTaagtataacataattttaagaaagaccAAGATAGATTTTTATCGGTATACAGAACACTGTAGTTATATAATCTTTATCctctcaaacatttttctcataaaaaatataatatattaaaatattgtttcagcTGAAACAGGTTGTAAAACAGGAGGCaaacaattaaatgtttcataaacaacattaaacttttatttttataaaactatgtCATATGAGAAATATAAGTACAATATCGATTGTCAGTTGAATCCGAATCTTGATTTGTTGCTCAAAAAGGAATGTAAATTGATCAACTAATCATGTATAGTTTTCTAActacatttgaaattaatttggatttaacatttttaattcgaGACATAATAGATCTTGTCTTGTCTATATTTGACTATTTTTACTCATtaattgattacaaaaatttattttaattttaagaaagacgTGAACagttatgaacattttataaatattattttttagtatttgaCAATGATTTACTTACAGTTTTATAGAAGTTTAACATGTATTGTTCATTATAAAGACactgaaataaataatgaaaattgtttagataaaaaaataaacaaattattagatGTAATCTTACCCAAACAATGATAAGTAAAAGTCCGATCATAAAGATACTAATTTTGACGATCTGTTGACGCttcattttctcttttataaacgTAGTTTTCAAGACTGTGATCAAAAAGCGACTGACTTCTTGCGTGATAGTTTTCGCTTTTAAAATGAATCTCTAAACTCTGACATTATGCATTTGTAATGTAAGTCTTAAAACCTGTTCCTCCAAGGTGGAGATGAAAATAAATGTGCAGAAAATGTTCCATTTTAATCAATCCGTCAATTATTGTGaaatgattgaaaataaaaaccgttttttttttaaattactagacaaatcgtttttttctttgcgaaaaattgctgttttgcTAGTTACGTACATCACCTGCTACCTAATTTTTAATGTCCATCACATTAAGGTGATCCAGTATGTTACGTAATCTTGATttcgttgaaattttattttttcttctattatattaatttttatttctattttcgaTCCGTCTCTGACGCGCGACTAAATGTGGAAATCGAAATACtcgaaaataaatgttaaggattaaaaaatcatatataaaacaGAGTGACACGGTACTGATAGGAGTGATAAGATTACTATggcatatttttcaattttaaattttatagtgtacacttactttttttaagtaataaaattgatttttccgcATATATTTGtgaagagttaaaaaaaagacTTATTTTATGCTGAAGCGacgtgtatatttattttttcattaatacatCTTTATATTGGCATATTGTGCCTTAATCAGATGTAATCAGATCTATTGTTTATTAGCTGACACAACggattaaaatataaacctttataaaaacaaaagtttaatgttgtttatgaaacatttaattgtttGCCTCCTGTTTTACAACCTGTTTCAGCTGaaacaatatttcaatatattatattttttatgagaaaaatgtttgagagGATAAAGATTATATAACTACAGTGTTCTGTATACCGATAAAAATCTATCTCggtctttcttaaaattatgttatacttACAAACGTACACAGGCACAcaagtgtatatgtatatgcagcTATTCTTCACTCATTTGTATCAATACACATTTGTTCATATATAATTCTGTTAACTCTTAAGCACCTTATTTTGTTCCTtgaaatttcgtatttttgacacatTGCAGCTCgacaaatgaatttttttcgaataatttaagTAAAGCATCATAAACGCCaatattttacctacaaaatgcctttcttaaaatttctctttcttacaattttttttgaccgagttacgcaactttgaagctaaacgaTTTGTGTACTATTTGTGTACGacgattttaatgtaaaatcgcATCATTGCACAATAATGagtatgatttaaaattttaatgtaaaactaaatatgcaaagtttaaaaattttcgctGTTTTGTgaaaagttttacaaattttgttgtTCCAAAAAGAAATGCGAGCGAGTAACACAAGTCTATCGCACAAATTTTACAgatcaagataaaaattacgatattttttgcgaaatttcTTTCGTTTCTAAGTTCAAATTTTCTATCCTTGTCGCAATATCATCTGTTGATTTCACGATGTTTCGAACCGATTGTTTACGAAAACTTTCCTGCAAAATTTCTGTCGTCTGTCTACTTATTTCATTCCACGAGAAAGCAATATCTTCTTCACGACATAATCGACTGCATACGACAAATCTAGCAACAAGTTTATGCTGATACGTGCTGACGATGagataaatttgttttctaGCCTGTAGACGGTCTACAAGTTTCTTTGTCAAACTGTTATCACcctaaaaagagaaatttattaaatttattattgcaaaaatgttaaaaataatacagttagATTAGAACtaaaattgtaacataaaaaaGAGTGCATAACATTTTCTatagaaagtaataatttaattattcgagATAAATAcaagtacaatttatttaattaaaaatagaaatttataaatagaaaaataaaagataagaaatccataattaaaataaattttaatttgtgtattaacaaaaaaattaataattaaaagataccTTGATACGGAAACAGACTAGACCCATAACCACTTCGGTGACTACTTCGAACCTATCATCTGATCTGACATAATTCTCAAAAAGCTGCGCTAGTTTTATGGTGCGTCTAATGTGCTCCTGAAGTCCTTGCACTTCATAAATACGTATGACGAACCATAATTTTAGTGAACGGAAACGTCGACCTAATGGTATCTGTGTCAAGAAAAATTCAagaatgacaaaaataaaaattatttttaatgatattattagataatttactAAGACAAAAACTgcgtcaaaaaaatttataaaatcttactCTATAATCCGGTACAAATCCTTCCTTATCATGGGCAAGATATATTCTGTTAACACTGAAAGTTTCTATAAGTCGTCTCGAATCTTTTaccctaaaaatataaattattacaacaatttattctataaattatctTGTTATTACTCTCGTACGCtactctttatatatttatattttgataaaaaaaattgtttctacttaatttaaaaatttatttaaatgctattttttcttatttattcaaattaaatttaaaaaaatctaaatttaattatatctaaatttttttattaaaaaaatgtaaataacgcAAATATAAAGagttgaatatttatttattataaaagcaatGCAGTGAAAcattactatataaaaaaatttacaaaaagaaatttactagtaacaataattaaataaatattttttatattctaaacaAAAAACATGGTTTAAAAGAAATCCACAAATTTAGattatataactaaaaataaatttatgttagactataaaaataattatataaactgacGATAATCAAAATATAGGGTAAAGTTGCCcgttatgagatatttttttaaaggcttataatttatttaatttataccattaatTCCTGTTTTTACATCCaacttacaataaatatatttaagttttattgagatgagtctttaaaccttgtttattataaaataaactcgcCAGAGCAATCGATAATAGTTATAGTTTGttgtataagaaattttttgttaaaattgccaattttgctaactcgaaaaaaaaagatgtctAATATGAAACACAAAAGTtcctttttatataagattGGTCTTATTACTACGTTCAAATTAAGTTCCAgactcaaaatctagttgacTTATCGAATAGCTCTTTCgatattcaaaaacttttgtacgtaaCTTTTTGCTCCAAAATCTATACTCCTCGAGATATTTTAGAGTCTCAGTGTTAATGCTGAAAAtcataactttcaagcctcatactTCAAAAGTCCTCaatgaaaaacattattataacattttgaaaaactctcgaaatcagaatatgcaataataaataaggaTTTTTGAGTGTCTCATATTACGAGTTCCACGCTTTGCAATTTCACGATcaccaaatttaatatttacaattgagCAAATCATCACAttccgtatttttttattaactttttttattaacaactttACTCTATCACTGATTGCAAAATTTatcatcaaatatttttttattttataataaacaaggtttaaagaCTAATAAAACTTGGTAAcatccaatttcaaaaatttttttttaacgactgCACGCATGACTTAATtatgaattttctactaaacAGATTTCACcccaagagtaataagtttatgatggtaACAACCATATgcgtttattaatataacagaaaTCTCGCTACCATATATTAAAAACCTATCCCATAGGCGACTTCACCCTATAGACtcatgataataaaaaatttggatatTCTAAAAATCAAGTTGAGcatccaatataattattttaatagtgtaACAATTATATTCACAACTACATATAGCTAAATTTCTAGTTGCTTCAACAAAAAGATTATCACATATAAATAACTGAAAAAGTATCAAGTAACGTACTTGACGCTTTCTCAGTTATTTGtgtgattatatttaaataacctATTTCAAAAAGATTATCATTCAATCggtgcaataatattattaatatacgtaCCACAATACCGAAGCATCAAAATTTGTAAGTAACCACTTGTGCGCGTTCACGTTAAAAGAATCCGCATACTGAACGCCGGACATCAAATGACGATATTCCGGACAAACAAATGCTGCACCTGaattaatagatataattaaagcaatttataatttttttgtaatatttattaaaaatataaataattataatcgtaGCCAGCAATTACTCAAATAGCACGAAtctaatctttttctaattaataaataatgattatttgATGTAACGTATTTTACATGAATTATGTAAGATATGCAAAgttaataaagaagaaataaattgcaCCTGCGTAAGCAGCGTCAATGTGCAACCATATGTTATATTCTTTGCATATTAGCCCTATCTCGTCGATATTGTCGAAAGCACAGGTGCCAGTAGTTCCTAAAGTAGCGACGACGTAAGACGGTATAAGACTTTTCTCCAAATCTTCCTGTATTACTTTCTTCAAAGTTTCTCCGCGTAGAGAGCACTTATCATCCACTGGTAGTAACCTCATTGGCATTGATCCTAAAATTCCTGCCTTCTCCACTGAAGAATTGGACAGATCTaaaaattggtaaaaatatatgtttatgtaaatatcCCATATAGAGTCAATCTAAAGATGTAAGTAGTTAATTTGCGAGaagtaaaattaatacaataaacgTACTTATTGTACTGTTTTATTTGCTCaacaattaaataacattttattgcataaatagcaaattatgtaattctttttttatttgtacttacTGGAGGTATATGCGactaatttagatttaatatgATTCTCATCCATCTCGGAATGAAGACGTTTTACTCGACGCGTTGTATGGTCTTTCGCAGCTAACAGACATAGAAATGTACATTCACTTGCAGATCCCTGTAATCCATAAACTAATTactaaaatgaataaattaagtaaaatatatctaaattttttttattaataattttgtaattttatattggtcacaatattaaacatattaaaaagaatggtaattattataataagagtaaaaaattaggatttataaacaatttaaatgaaaaataaaattagtaaaaatatgtataaataatatttttctaacaaagagaattgtataatataattgtataatataaattgtatgcaaatataatacaaatatatattacaagtatatattacaaatatatattacaatttatgtgtaaattacatttaatatataatattttatatatttatgattacaatatttattcaaaacaaataaaatagctttttatagtgactaaaatttattaattttgtctgTGGATGTTTATAACAATCAACGATCAGTGGCTCGTTGGTCTAGGGGTATGATTCTCGCTTAGGGTGCGAGAGGTCCCGGGTTCAAATCCCGGACGAgcccatttttttttcataacttttatattttatataaatatggtaaTATCATCTCAATCACTTTctgaagagtaaaaatattatttcatattaaatcaAAAACATCATTgcagttatatatattttatatttattttgttaaaaaactgtAGAATAGTCTCATTGTGCTCAATGCATATTACTTGTATATAACAATTACCTGAATGACTCCTTCACCTGTCCCATTAGGAGAATTCAAAAATTCGTTAGGTAGCCCTAACAATTTGCCAAGCCAATTACATGTAATGACCTCGAGTTCGGTGCAAGCCGGAGATGTTATCCAGCTAAAACCTATACACCTGATAGCGCAGCTCAAAATTTCAGCAACGATAGCCGGATAAGAGTTAGCCGTTGGGAAATATGCGTGAAAATGTGGCGAGTTCCAGTGTGTTATCTATACatattgatagaaataataactcattctctttttttttatcataataacatgatataaaaagagaaaattttttatacaaatttaaaaatattaaaaatttatttactataagttaaagcaaaaaaataaataaattgtataagaaaaaaaaactaaaatagaatattaactTACTGTACAGGCTACAGTtcctaatttttaatgtatttttattaaatttattaaacttgtttaatttattaaacgtatgtgtccttttttatttttaatatcagaaaaataaattttcttctctgcaatactttctatttttattaattctaattattaaaatttactattaCGAGTAAGTCTTAAcgtaataatatcttttatagcTAATacaggattaaaaaaaaatttaccccTGGCATAATGTATTGTTCCACATCTTTTAGAACCTCTTGCCATTTCTCAGATTTTTGCGGAGCTTCTTTAGGCAATAACTTACTAAGGTAACCCGGCTCCACATCCGGTAATACGTTTTTGTTTCTCAAAGTCTCAGTATAATCCGCAACGTAGTCTATAGTCGCCTTAGCAAATTCCACAAATTCCGACGTGTccatattttctaaattcaaaTTCTAAATTCACTACGCGACGCAATCGCATTGTAACGACAAATTGAGAAActtcgttttaattaaaatttttttataatacaaagtaGTGGAGCAAAGCCATGAACTGCGGCTTTTAATTTACCGATGAAGATAAGCTTATGCACACTACAGATATCTCATGAACAATTATAGAACTGTACCTCCACAGCACAGACTTCCTATGACTTCTTATAGAAATGTCTATGAGGTGTTCAAAGTCTTTGAATCAAAGAACATTTAAATGTTCTAAAGACATCCGTGGGACATTATTTGGATAAAACTGTGCTATGTTTGTgctttattacataaattttattttatcaagattattataattaatgatctTGACTTAAACTTCGTACTTACTTAATTTACTGAACACAAAATAATTCCTTGAACACTTAATATCACATTAGCATTTCTTTTAATCCTAAATTGCAAGTACTTTACAAGAAAGAAATGCAGTATCGCAAGTATAtgataca contains the following coding sequences:
- the LOC105204749 gene encoding aromatic-L-amino-acid decarboxylase-like, yielding MDTSEFVEFAKATIDYVADYTETLRNKNVLPDVEPGYLSKLLPKEAPQKSEKWQEVLKDVEQYIMPGITHWNSPHFHAYFPTANSYPAIVAEILSCAIRCIGFSWITSPACTELEVITCNWLGKLLGLPNEFLNSPNGTGEGVIQGSASECTFLCLLAAKDHTTRRVKRLHSEMDENHIKSKLVAYTSNLSNSSVEKAGILGSMPMRLLPVDDKCSLRGETLKKVIQEDLEKSLIPSYVVATLGTTGTCAFDNIDEIGLICKEYNIWLHIDAAYAGAAFVCPEYRHLMSGVQYADSFNVNAHKWLLTNFDASVLWVKDSRRLIETFSVNRIYLAHDKEGFVPDYRVRQIPLGRRFRSLKLWFVIRIYEVQGLQEHIRRTIKLAQLFENYVRSDDRFEVVTEVVMGLVCFRIKGDNSLTKKLVDRLQARKQIYLIVSTYQHKLVARFVVCSRLCREEDIAFSWNEISRQTTEILQESFRKQSVRNIVKSTDDIATRIENLNLETKEISQKIS